The genomic region CTGGGCGCCTCGGTGCTGCCCTTCATGTGGAACGCCATGCGCAGCTACCGCTACGGCGAGGTGGTGACCGTCGACGACCCCTGGGGCCACGGCAACTCCCTGGAATGGGCCACCTCCTGCCCACCGCCACGGCACAACTTCACCGAGCTGCCGCGGATCCGCTCCGAGCGCCCGGCCTTCGAGCTGCACTACCCGCACATGCTCGAGCGGCTGCGCGCCGAGGCGCACGTGGGCGGCAGGCGCCAGCAGCCGGACGGGCCGACCGCGCCATCGGAGATGGCCGCACACGGCACCCGCGCGGACGAGGAAGCGGTGAACCCGGACAACCCGAAGGAGCGCTGAGGGGCGTCCTGGAACCACGTTCACCGAGAGGCCGGACACCAACGAGGACACCGTTGGCGAGCTGGCCGAGGGGTGGAAGGACGACCCGGCTCGCCGCAGTCGGCTACCAGGAGGGCTGTGGGTCGTTGCGGAGGATTCGCCAGCACAGGTAGACGCACACGCCGACCGCGGGCGCACCGCCCAGCAGCGTGGCGGCGATCCCGAGCGGGATCACCGCTCCGGCCAGGTACAGCGGCACCAGCACCGCTGTGGCGATGGCGAACTTGGCCAGGAACACCGCCGTGCACACGTAGTAGCGCCGCCGCTGCCCGCGATCGCGTCGCCAGGCGAGACGGTCACCGCGCACCGTGCCCAGCACCAACCCGATCGCCGGCCATCGCATGAGCATGGACGCCAGGAACAGCACGCCACCGCTTGCCTGCAAGAGGACGGTGGTGAGGTAGAAGTCGACCGCGTGTCCAGTGCTCCCGGCCAGCAGCGCGGACACGCCGACCACGATCAACCCGATCGCCGGCTGCCACACCTTGCCGCCGGTGCACAGCCGCACCACGGCCAGCACGAACACGCCACCGACCGCGACCAGCGCGGACGCCGGCACCTGCCCGGTCAGCAGGTACGCGAGGAGGAACAGCGCTCGCGACACGACGCCTTCGGCGACCGTGCGCCAACCGCCGATCGCGCTGAACAACGAGAGGGACCTCCGCGTCAGCAGGCTGAGGTTCATGTGCTCGCCTTGGCCGCGGCAGGCGTGAAACTGTTGCGGCGCATCGTGTCCTCGTAGCCGCCGATCGCATCGAGCAGGTCGAGCCGGCCACCGTGCGCCTGGACCAGTGCCGCACAGAGGTGGTGCGCGTCCTGCATCGCCAGGTTGCCACCGAAACCCGGGGCCAGGTGGATCGCGTCGCCGATGACCGTCACGGGGCTGGCGGGCCAGGCAGGCGCCGACGGGATCACTCCGATGCGCAGCGCGACCGTGACCTCC from Crossiella sp. CA-258035 harbors:
- a CDS encoding DUF3159 domain-containing protein — translated: MNLSLLTRRSLSLFSAIGGWRTVAEGVVSRALFLLAYLLTGQVPASALVAVGGVFVLAVVRLCTGGKVWQPAIGLIVVGVSALLAGSTGHAVDFYLTTVLLQASGGVLFLASMLMRWPAIGLVLGTVRGDRLAWRRDRGQRRRYYVCTAVFLAKFAIATAVLVPLYLAGAVIPLGIAATLLGGAPAVGVCVYLCWRILRNDPQPSW